In one window of Anser cygnoides isolate HZ-2024a breed goose chromosome 3, Taihu_goose_T2T_genome, whole genome shotgun sequence DNA:
- the RTN4 gene encoding reticulon-4 isoform X8: MDSQPSSWKDKVVDLLYWRDIKKTGVVFGASLFLLLSLTVFSIVSVTAYIALALLSVTISFRIYKGVIQAIQKSDEGHPFRAYLESDVAVSEELIQKYSNVVLGHVNGTVKELRRLFLVDDLVDSLKFAVLMWVFTYVGALFNGLTLLILALISLFSVPVIYERHQAQIDHYLGLVNKNVKDAMAKIQAKIPGLKRKTE; this comes from the exons ttgtTGACCTCCTTTACTGGCGAGACATTAAGAAGACAGGAGTGGTGTTTGGTGCCAGCTTGTTCCTGCTGCTCTCGTTAACAGTGTTCAGCATCGTGAGCGTGACTGCTTACATTGCCTTGGCCCTGCTTTCTGTGACCATCAGCTTTAGGATATACAAGGGAGTCATCCAGGCAATCCAAAAGTCCGATGAAGGCCACCCGTTTAG GGCTTACTTGGAGTCTGACGTAGCCGTGTCTGAAGAGCTtattcagaaatacagtaatGTTGTGCTTGGTCATGTTAATGGCACAGTCAAAGAGCTGAGACGTCTCTTCCTAGTCGATGACTTAGTTGATTCTCTGAAG ttcgCAGTGTTGATGTGGGTATTCACTTATGTTGGTGCCTTGTTTAATGGTCTGACATTACTGATATTGG CTTTGATTTCACTCTTCAGTGTTCCTGTTATTTATGAGAGACATCAG GCCCAAATTGACCATTATTTGGGACTAGTGAACAAGAATGTCAAAGATGCGATGGCTAa GATCCAAGCAAAAATTCCTGGGTTGAAGCgcaaaactgaataa
- the RTN4 gene encoding reticulon-4 isoform X9 produces MDAKIVVDLLYWRDIKKTGVVFGASLFLLLSLTVFSIVSVTAYIALALLSVTISFRIYKGVIQAIQKSDEGHPFRAYLESDVAVSEELIQKYSNVVLGHVNGTVKELRRLFLVDDLVDSLKFAVLMWVFTYVGALFNGLTLLILALISLFSVPVIYERHQAQIDHYLGLVNKNVKDAMAKIQAKIPGLKRKTE; encoded by the exons ttgtTGACCTCCTTTACTGGCGAGACATTAAGAAGACAGGAGTGGTGTTTGGTGCCAGCTTGTTCCTGCTGCTCTCGTTAACAGTGTTCAGCATCGTGAGCGTGACTGCTTACATTGCCTTGGCCCTGCTTTCTGTGACCATCAGCTTTAGGATATACAAGGGAGTCATCCAGGCAATCCAAAAGTCCGATGAAGGCCACCCGTTTAG GGCTTACTTGGAGTCTGACGTAGCCGTGTCTGAAGAGCTtattcagaaatacagtaatGTTGTGCTTGGTCATGTTAATGGCACAGTCAAAGAGCTGAGACGTCTCTTCCTAGTCGATGACTTAGTTGATTCTCTGAAG ttcgCAGTGTTGATGTGGGTATTCACTTATGTTGGTGCCTTGTTTAATGGTCTGACATTACTGATATTGG CTTTGATTTCACTCTTCAGTGTTCCTGTTATTTATGAGAGACATCAG GCCCAAATTGACCATTATTTGGGACTAGTGAACAAGAATGTCAAAGATGCGATGGCTAa GATCCAAGCAAAAATTCCTGGGTTGAAGCgcaaaactgaataa